One bacterium genomic region harbors:
- a CDS encoding biotin/lipoyl-binding protein: ISGILKDVFINEGDYVNPGELLGIIDDEDMKANLLKIEKELEISKNNLTAAEQELKLLKLSNENSLREAEINLKQAQAELENQIKIQEASKTIYAQTAKELNLPSPKEEPYELRNKKMVYCTIN; this comes from the coding sequence AAATCTCAGGTATCCTAAAAGACGTTTTCATTAATGAAGGGGATTATGTAAATCCAGGTGAACTCCTGGGTATAATTGATGACGAGGATATGAAGGCGAATCTTTTAAAAATTGAGAAGGAGTTGGAGATTAGCAAGAACAATCTTACTGCAGCAGAACAAGAGCTAAAGTTACTAAAACTCAGCAACGAGAACAGTTTGCGGGAAGCTGAAATCAATCTAAAGCAGGCTCAAGCGGAGCTCGAAAACCAGATCAAAATACAAGAAGCCTCGAAAACTATTTACGCCCAGACAGCAAAAGAGCTCAACTTGCCAAGTCCCAAAGAAGAACCATATGAGCTAAGGAACAAGAAGATGGTATATTGCACCATCAACTAA